DNA sequence from the Pseudoliparis swirei isolate HS2019 ecotype Mariana Trench chromosome 6, NWPU_hadal_v1, whole genome shotgun sequence genome:
GCGTCCCCACGCGGCGGTCCGGCCTCCGGGTGACACGGGGCTCTTTCTCGTCGCCAGGTGACTAAGAACATGGGCCAGGTGACCAAAGCCCTGGACAAGGCCCTGGGCTCCATGGACCTGCAGAAGGTCTCCGCGGTCATGGACAAGTTCGAGAGCCAGGTCCAGAACCTGGACGTCCACAGCTCGGTGAGGCCCGCTCTGCGCTCCGTACGCGGCGCGCGGAGCTCCCTCTGAGTGTCGCTGCCCCCCAGGTGATGGAGGACTCCATGAGCTCGGCCATGACGCTGACCACGCCCCAGGAGCAGGTGGACGACCTGATCCACCAGATCGCCGAGCAGAGCGGCCTGGAGGTCATGGACCAGCTCAGCCAGCTGCCGGCCGGGGCCACGGCGGTGGGGGCCACGGCGGTGGGGGCCGCCGAGAGCCCCCGGGGCCAGGACCGGGAGGACCAGCTGAGCCgccggtgagtgtgtgtgtctctgtgtgtgtctctgtgtgtctctgtgtgtgtctctgtgtgtctctgtgtgtgtgtctctgtgtgtgtgtctctgtgtgtgtctctgtgtgtgtctctgtgtgtctctgtgtctctgtgtgtgtctctgtgtgtgtctctgtgtgtgtctctgtgtgtctctgtgtgtgtctctgtgtgtgtgtctctgtgtgtgtctctgtgtgtgtctctgtgtatgtgtctctgtgtgtgtctctgtgtgtgtctctgtgtgtactgaagcactagaccaggggtggccaaccagtcagagactaagagccacattttttactgtgttaccGCAAAGAGCCCACatatgtgcacgcacacacacacacacacacacacacacacacctctgatcagccagatttattgtaaatgtcacacaccaacatgatgaaaaactgtacctgcttttcTGCCTGGCTTTTCAAAGCGACCAACTTGTTCTTGCGAAGGTCCGTCCCTTTTGGAAATTCCTGTTCGATGTTAGGGTGGAGTGAGCTGAAGTGACGCTGAAGATTTGAAGCTTTGAAATGCGCTAATGCTGCGTGACATATAAGGCAGATCGGCTTGCCATTcgtttaacaaaaaaatataaactctCCCACTCTGGCAAAAACGACCtgtgttcttcttcatattttcgTTTGGCTGTGCTTTTTTTCCCTGCCATTTCAAGAGGTAACTTGACGGAAATTGTTTACAACACAAATGATGGCACACCAAAGATTCTCTCGTCGCTCGTTTGACGTCACTCAACCAGGCTTACATGGTCAGTGTGCCATCTAGCTGTAGGGGGAGTGAATGACAGCGCCAGCCAAGCATTTTTGacgcatgtcatgtgacagctccTGAAGAGCCGCATGAAACTAGTTAAAGAGCCGCATGAGGCTCGCGAGCcgcgggttggccacccctgcccTAGACAATGAAattcttgtttcttcttctcctctctcagtTTGGCTGCTTTGAGGAACTGATGCTCctccaggaagaggaagaggaggcgtggcctctgcGGCGAGGCAGCAGACGAGTTTACAGACGTGACtgcagcgtgtgtgtttctgtggaaCTGATCGACCCGGAGGACTTAACGAGCCCCCCCGCTCTATAAATACCCTCCACAGACTGTCCCTGGAGTCCTCGTtggatctcctcctctcctcctctcttctctcttctcttctctctcctcaccgtAAACACGTTTCACCAGCTGTACGGTTCACGTTGGGGGAATATAAAGTTTTAATAAGCAGCATAGAGATGTATCTTCATCGCTGTCCACATAGAAAAGgaagtctcctcttcctcgcgacGTGTTGGTAacaccaacaggaagtcacctcTTCCTCGCGACGCATTGGTAACACCAACAGgaagtctcctcttcctcgcgacGTGTTGGTAACACCAACAGGAAGTCTCCTCATCCTCGCATTCCACTTTCTTTTTATTCGCTTTTGTTCACTGTTTTCAGaatttgttgttgctttgacCGCCTTACAATGGATGCAGGTGCTCCGCCCAAAAATAAGGACAAATTATGTATCTTATATTTAGAacaaatatacatattgtatatatatatatatatatttacaaagaaatatatatatgtatataatatataatatcatatatatatatatttacaaagaaagaaaatatatatatataatataaatttatatatatatatttttataaatattatatatataatatacttttatatatataatgttatatatatatatttacaaagaaaaaaatatatatatttatatatataatatttttttttaaataaatattatatatatatatagttcttaTTTCTCCTTTGCCTTGTAAGGCACcatgctgtgtgtctgtgttgaggCGTGTTCCGGTGCTTCCGGTCCATTACCCAGCATGCAGTTCCAAAGCCTCAGAGACCTCAGGCGGCGTCACACGGACGGTTTATTTGAACAGTTCCTCGGACTTTGCAGctcataattttctttttttctatatttatcttgtggaaaaataaaaactcGCCCTCTGACGCAGTCTTTCATTTGACTtccatgagagagagagtgtgagtgtgtgagagaaagtgtgtgtgtgtgtgtgtgagagagagagagagagagtgtgtgtgtgagtgagagaggatATCAAGTAGGTGGCAACGGAGTCCTGAAGACAAAGAACAACTCTGAATGTCTTCTTCTCACGACCTCTAAGTCATGTGaccgaggtcacgtgacccctCCCTGTCCAGAGCCCTTAATCTGCCTCTCGAGGTCAGCTTTAGAGCTGCACACGTTCATGACCTGGTCAACACCCCTCAGCTTCACTGGGTTGTGTTCAGGGCCAGTTAGTAAATGGTAACACTCTAAAGCAAGCCGCCTCACATCAGCATATTAGTGGCAACTGAGCATCAATGAAGGGTCGAGCGTCACTTCCTGTCATCAGGTAAcaccatacctgcaaacttgtcacctttcggtgaaattcaccgttttgaactaaaaataggtcatccacgtgaatcgtggagatccgaagagtttttgtttttgtttgggggggggggtcacctggcccgctgccgttgagattgcagtgagacgcggagaaaagtgtgaagtgttgctcttcgcaataaaacatctttgatgggcgtgtcgcgtctcggccaatcagcgttcagatgtcgacatcgtttgggggttcaggttagcttgaatgttagcccgctacatctgctgctgtcacgctgcacggtgtagcgatgctaacaaagtacccgtacgttaaacacgatgtgatttagcatatttttagtatcgatacttcattaagagagcgatcagagcgcacgcgctgctccgtgtcgagctgtctgcgcacactgcgctgcgcagctcacagcgagagaagaggcggagcttagagacttcggcttaaagaatcaaaagatgccagaagtgaaatgtttcagtctgtaaagttgtgtaactctccagctgctcatcctgatgaactgtgtatcctctggtcagagactaacggcctcatagtgtataatcaatgctatgatggaaccatgtagtttcattcatatctggctgtattaatactaatattactgacatttgttaagtgttgaaaaagttggtaaaaagtacAGAagtacagatgt
Encoded proteins:
- the chmp1a gene encoding charged multivesicular body protein 1a; translated protein: MEDTLFQLKFTSKQLERLSKKAEKESGKEQAKVKKALQQKNVECARVYAENAIRKKNEGVNWLRMASRIDAVASKVQTAVTMKAVTKNMGQVTKALDKALGSMDLQKVSAVMDKFESQVQNLDVHSSVMEDSMSSAMTLTTPQEQVDDLIHQIAEQSGLEVMDQLSQLPAGATAVGATAVGAAESPRGQDREDQLSRRLAALRN